In a single window of the Platichthys flesus chromosome 5, fPlaFle2.1, whole genome shotgun sequence genome:
- the LOC133954001 gene encoding protein FAM83B-like — translation MEASLSGLSSLKDEDRPLYIQPHYKETYRLAIYALLCGGKEAYEDFLRAEQISHFLSQEEIFFILENAEVPVVEDEAEVTRPGPDEGSPSTYFPTESDEEVPDLDLGWPEETQGGADTSISLLFHPPREDTPTIKEVVRKQIQEARQIVAISMDVFTDVDIFKEIVSATLRGVVVYILLDESQFRSFLTMSHRVGVNIQDLKNIRVRTVQGQQYQCQSGVKFHGVLEQKFILVDCRTVLYGTYSFTWSYEKINLSMVLVVTGQLVCSYDEEFRRLYARSTVPPVLSREKISVPYLRDSVALKSPNSSQLSLHQLHMNPRLMHGIRSPPDDRFNNPPLTRGLSMQDRLHQSHCPDMGNLVRGHSYGELQKLHSMNRLRMGTRDLGIPDRTGSNLMPTNRLSQQQLRHHTRYGADQNLIPFNSETSLHKWKIDSYFNESDLPPDASYDAISPMTSPYSSHTGLNELQSQVIHNRSRDIKSRMEEMRQKRLSLQEYANLRQSQESLKLMYPSLERPKFGSSLRNLDKMQSVAESEPHAQNGADMESTNQKINVPSKEGDKRQTLHTYDWREPLTRTVSAAELDVKLNDPSLKPSHVQSSSIQHLRAMESLIEIPEEKDSSNSRVNTSDKVVLDNRNEEIVVPEVNPVKSSSAEEPQRREEARGSHGSIGKVANSSKSLKERKKSVESIPKILNTSSGSQPAVEGKSSHTEKRREEPTLQRKNSVRMKVQSLLSSDEKKASKKEEKSLQRKASLRSQNPSGPSQPLRADHSQGSSAGQITKKGQSPSVSRSQQASSPTDAERNKSAFARLSPQRSSKRKTNPAAEQDRGSRSTLSDEGATVFQTRREKAYSRYEYLLSTESRTTSMFPSDKDRGTSPVHGRPDSGYSMYQTQSGSENKLGKFMQRVGNLIGKSK, via the exons ATGGAGGCCAGCCTGTCCGGCCTGTCCTCACTGAAGGACGAGGACAGGCCGCTCTACATCCAGCCCCACTACAAGGAAACCTACCGCCTGGCCATCTATGCCCTGCTGTGCGGCGGCAAGGAGGCCTACGAGGACTTCCTGCGGGCCGAGCAGATcagccacttcctgtcccaGGAGGAGATCTTCTTCATCCTGGAGAATGCAGAGGTGCCGGTGGTGGAGGACGAGGCGGAGGTCACCCGGCCGGGCCCGGACGAGGGCAGCCCCTCCACCTACTTCCCCACGGAGTCGGACGAGGAGGTGCCGGACCTGGACCTGGGCTGGCCCGAGGAGACGCAGGGGGGGGCGGACACCAGCATCAGTCTGCTGTTCCACCCCCCCAGAGAGGACACGCCCACCATCAAGGAGGTGGTCCGCAAACAGATCCAGGAGGCGAGGCAG ATTGTTGCCATATCGATGGACGTCTTCACCGATGTGGACATCTTCAAAGAGATCGTCAGTGCCACGCTGCGGGGGGTGGTGGTCTACATCCTCCTGGATGAGTCTCAGTTCAGGAGCTTCCTCACCATGTCGCACAGGGTGGGCGTCAACATCCAGGACCTCAag AACATTCGGGTTCGGACAGTCCAGGGCCAGCAGTACCAGTGTCAGTCGGGGGTCAAGTTTCATGGAGTTCTGGAGCAGAAGTTTATTCTGGTGGACTGCAGAACAGTTTTATATGGAACTTACAG CTTCACGTGGTCCTATGAGAAGATCAACCTCAGCATGGTCCTGGTGGTAACCGGTCAGCTGGTCTGCTCCTACGACGAGGAGTTCCGCCGACTGTACGCTCGCTCCACGGTTCCTCCCGTCCTGTCCAGGGAGAAAATATCTGTCCCCTACCTGAGGGACTCCGTGGCCCTGAAGAGTCCAAACTCCAGCCAACTGTCCCTCCACCAACTTCACATGAACCCCAGACTGATGCACGGCATCAGAAGCCCTCCGGATGATAGGTTTAATAACCCCCCCCTGACCAGGGGCCTGAGCATGCAGGACCGGCTGCACCAGTCCCACTGTCCTGACATGGGGAATCTGGTGCGGGGACACAGTTATGGTGAACTGCAGAAGTTACACTCCATGAATCGTCTGAGGATGGGGACCAGGGACCTTGGAATACCGGACAGGACCGGATCGAACCTGATGCCAACAAACAGGttgtctcagcagcagctgcgGCATCACACTCGTTACGGTGCAGATCAGAATCTGATACCGTTCAACTCGGAAACGTCACTGCACAAGTGGAAGATCGACTCGTACTTCAACGAGAGCGATTTGCCTCCAGATGCATCATATGACGCCATCTCTCCCATGACCTCCCCATACAGCAGCCACACGGGCTTGAACGAGCTGCAGTCACAGGTGATTCACAACCGGTCGAGGGACATTAAGTCCAGGATGGAAGAAATGAGGCAGAAGAGGCTCAGTTTGCAGGAATATGCTAATTTGAGGCAGAGCCAAGAAAGCTTGAAGTTGATGTATCCCAGTCTAGAGAGACCGAAGTTTGGGTCTTCGTTGAGAAATCTGGACAAGATGCAGAGCGTGGCCGAATCAGAGCCACATGCACAAAATGGTGCTGACATGGAATCAACCAACCAGAAAATCAATGTCCCAAGTAAGGAAGGCGACAAAAGACAGACACTGCATACGTATGACTGGCGTGAGCCTCTGACCAGAACAGTGTCAGCTGCTGAGTTAGACGTGAAGCTGAACGATCCTTCACTCAAACCCTCTCATGTGCAGTCCAGCAGTATCCAGCACTTAAGAGCCATGGAGTCTTTGATTGAGATCCCTGAAGAAAAAGACAGTTCAAACTCTCGTGTCAACACTTCGGACAAAGTTGTGCTCGACAACAGAAATGAGGAAATAGTTGTTCCAGAAGTAAACCCTGTGAAATCAAGCTCAGCTGAAGAGCCACAACGTcgggaggaagccagaggaaGTCACGGTTCTATCGGTAAAGTAGCCAACAGTTCTAAAtctttgaaagaaagaaagaaatcagtAGAAAGCATTCCAAAGATATTGAACACATCTTCGGGGTCTCAGCCTGCAGTGGAGGGCAAGAGCAGTCACACGGAAAAACGACGAGAGGAGCCgacgctgcagaggaagaatTCCGTGAGGATGAAAGTGCAATCGTTGCTTTCATCTGACGAAAAGAAAGCCTccaaaaaagaggagaagtcTCTCCAGAGGAAGGCCTCGCTGAGGTCGCAGAATCCCTCAGGACCGAGCCAGCCCCTCAGGGCGGACCATTCCCAGGGGTCCTCCGCCGGGCAAATAACAAAGAAAGGTCAGTCGCCCAGTGTCTCCAGGTCGCAGCAGGCCAGTAGTCCAACTGACGCCGAGAGGAATAAATCTGCATTCGCAAGATTATCTCCTCAACGTTCCAGCAAGAGAAAGACGAAccctgcagcagagcaggatCGGGGCTCCAGGAGCACCCTGAGCGACGAGGGGGCCACCGTCTTTCAGACCAGGAGAGAGAAAGCCTACAGCCGATACGAGTACCTGCTCAGCACCGAGAGCAGGACCACGAGCATGTTTCCCTCCGACAAAGACAGAGGCACGAGTCCCGTTCATGGACGGCCTGACTCAGGATACTCAATGTACCAGACGCAAAGCGGCTCTGAAAACAAATTGGGAAAATTCATGCAGCGAGTAGGAAATCTTATAGGCAAGAGTAAGTAG
- the lgsn gene encoding lengsin isoform X2, protein MSSRKGVRVTGRHVPPVDWNSRGGGPSIIHSPASPPKPPDTPTVISIGPLPLRPPERVAQRRMDEASAGDDWSGEGSSHPRVSYSEMGVPRQTMEELKTILRDSPLLSIRVRDDGKPGSPYTYLHGSRSVRDGGGRPDVRQEDGNPHRVLSTFKPQSDASRRGPRSRESTSIQLPSSMDSSSSFRSDGNTNRQPGVSAHSHARGGSWEETGASHSDNGNETVEFSGNQRFIADMEQIKQQIARENINFVRFEATDLHGVSRSKTVPVRFFHEKAVYGVPMPRSYLELTLSPQSNEVDNANTANFNSDILLIPDLSTFRVLPWAEQTARVICDPCTVTGNPLRTSPRLIAKQLLAQLQTLGFSLHSSFTYECCVLGAPDRIGPKTLLFPATTLLSNHDLPFFQQLVDSMYCMGADIDSTASASGPGQMEINLRPEFGIAAADTAFTFRTGIKEMARKHSYIASFFTDDGLYNAGVLSHSLWDANGRRSLFQSGEKAGELSEIGRKWLAGLLTHSAALSCLMSPGLGCRNHIAKTIKDPKRMLYATCGSNDNSSSFNIKCHGGRETHIDNKLGSAMANPYIVLAATVAAGLDGIRRNLNIESGLNKAPCQQKEFSIPVKLDEALEALGDDHVIRSTLGEPFVQYFIAMKKFEIETQELDDERNKCLEYFI, encoded by the exons ATGAGCAGCAGGAAGGGAGTGAGGGTGACTGGGAGACATGTGCCTCCTGTGGATTggaacagcagaggaggaggtccatccatcatccactCCCCTGCCAGCCCCCCCAAACCTCCAGACACCCCCACCGTCATCTCAATTGGCCCCCTGCCTCTCAGGCCCCCAGAGCGGGTCGCTCAGCGCAGAATGGATGAAGCCTCAGCTGGGGACGACTGGTCCGGGGAGGGGTCGTCTCACCCCCGGGTGTCCTACAGTGAAATGGGTGTCCCCAGGCAGAccatggaggagctgaagaccATCCTGAGGGACAGTCCTCTGCTGAGCATCCGGGTGAGAGACGATGGGAAGCCGGGGAGTCCCTATACGTACCTCCATGGAAGCAGGAGCGTTAGAGACGGTGGTGGACGCCCTGATGTACGGCAGGAAGATGGAAACCCCCACAGGGTGTTGAGCACCTTCAAACCCCAGTCTGATGCTTCCAGAAGGGGGCCCAGGTCCAGAGAGAGCACATCTATTCAGCTGCCTTCCAGCATGGATTCATCCAGCTCGTTCAGGTCAGATGGGAACACAAATAGGCAGCCGGGCGTCAGTGCACACTCACATGCAAGAGGTGGCTCCTGGGAAGAGACTGGAGCTTCTCATTCAG ATAACGGGAACGAGACGGTCGAGTTCTCTGGTAACCAGAGGTTCATTGCAGACATGGAGCAGATCAAGCAGCAGATCGCACGAGAGAACATCAACTTTGTCCGATTCGAGGCCACAGATCTCCACGGGGTGTCCAGGTCCAAGACAGTGCCTGTTCGCTTCTTCCAC GAGAAAGCCGTGTATGGGGTTCCGATGCCGAGGAGTTACTTGGAGCTAACCCTGAGTCCTCAGAGCAATGAAGTGGACAACGCCAACACTGCCAACTTCAACAGTGATATCCTTCTGATCCCTGACCTCTCGACCTTCAGGGTCCTACCCTGGGCCGAGCAGACAGCCCGGGTCATCTGTGACCCCTGCACGGTAACAGGAAACCCCCTTCGCACTTCACCTCGCCTCATCGCCAAGCAGCTCCTCGCCCAGCTCCAGACGCTGGGATTCTCGCTGCACTCCTCCTTCACCTACGAATGTTGCGTCCTGGGAGCACCTGACCGGATCGGACCGAAGACGCTCCTGTTCCCGGCTACCACCCTGCTGAGCAACCACGACCTGCCTTTCTTCCAGCAGCTGGTGGACAGCATGTACTGCATGGGCGCAGACATAGACAGCACCGCCTCTGCCAGCGGGCCCGGCCAGATGGAGATCAATCTCAGGCCAGAATTTGGTATCGCGGCAGCAGACACCGCCTTCACCTTCCGCACCGGCATCAAAGAAATGGCTCGTAAACACAGCTACATCGCCAGCTTCTTCACAGATGACGGCCTGTACAATGCGGGGGTGCTCTCTCACAGCTTGTGGGATGCTAATGGGCGGCGTAGCCTCTTCCAGAGCGGGGAGAAGGCAGGCGAGCTGTCTGAGATCGGCAGGAAGTGGTTGGCCGGGCTGCTCACCCACTCTGCCGCCCTGAGCTGCCTGATGTCGCCCGGCCTCGGCTGCCGCAACCACATCGCCAAGACAATCAAAGACCCGAAGCGGATGCTGTACGCCACCTGTGGCAGCAACGATAACAGCAGCTCCTTCAACATCAAATGTCACGGCGGTAGAGAGACGCACATCGACAACAAGCTGGGCTCGGCCATGGCCAACCCTTACATCGTGCTGGCCGCCACAGTGGCTGCGGGACTGGACGGCATCAGGCGGAACCTGAACATCGAGAGCGGCCTGAACAAAGCCCCTTGTCAGCAGAAGGAATTCTCCATCCCCGTGAAGCTGGACGAGGCTCTGGAGGCGCTGGGGGACGATCACGTGATCCGCAGCACACTCGGAGAACCGTTCGTTCAGTATTTCATCGCCATGAAAAAGTTTGAGATTGAGACCCAAGAACTGGATGATGAGAGGAACAAGTGCCTggagtattttatttaa
- the lgsn gene encoding lengsin isoform X1: MNDSEDFKEDERRSKDQIDGTGMSSRKGVRVTGRHVPPVDWNSRGGGPSIIHSPASPPKPPDTPTVISIGPLPLRPPERVAQRRMDEASAGDDWSGEGSSHPRVSYSEMGVPRQTMEELKTILRDSPLLSIRVRDDGKPGSPYTYLHGSRSVRDGGGRPDVRQEDGNPHRVLSTFKPQSDASRRGPRSRESTSIQLPSSMDSSSSFRSDGNTNRQPGVSAHSHARGGSWEETGASHSDNGNETVEFSGNQRFIADMEQIKQQIARENINFVRFEATDLHGVSRSKTVPVRFFHEKAVYGVPMPRSYLELTLSPQSNEVDNANTANFNSDILLIPDLSTFRVLPWAEQTARVICDPCTVTGNPLRTSPRLIAKQLLAQLQTLGFSLHSSFTYECCVLGAPDRIGPKTLLFPATTLLSNHDLPFFQQLVDSMYCMGADIDSTASASGPGQMEINLRPEFGIAAADTAFTFRTGIKEMARKHSYIASFFTDDGLYNAGVLSHSLWDANGRRSLFQSGEKAGELSEIGRKWLAGLLTHSAALSCLMSPGLGCRNHIAKTIKDPKRMLYATCGSNDNSSSFNIKCHGGRETHIDNKLGSAMANPYIVLAATVAAGLDGIRRNLNIESGLNKAPCQQKEFSIPVKLDEALEALGDDHVIRSTLGEPFVQYFIAMKKFEIETQELDDERNKCLEYFI; the protein is encoded by the exons atgaatgaCTCTGAGGATTTCAAG GAGGACGAGAGAAGAAGCAAAGACCAGATAGACGGCACAGGGATGAGCAGCAGGAAGGGAGTGAGGGTGACTGGGAGACATGTGCCTCCTGTGGATTggaacagcagaggaggaggtccatccatcatccactCCCCTGCCAGCCCCCCCAAACCTCCAGACACCCCCACCGTCATCTCAATTGGCCCCCTGCCTCTCAGGCCCCCAGAGCGGGTCGCTCAGCGCAGAATGGATGAAGCCTCAGCTGGGGACGACTGGTCCGGGGAGGGGTCGTCTCACCCCCGGGTGTCCTACAGTGAAATGGGTGTCCCCAGGCAGAccatggaggagctgaagaccATCCTGAGGGACAGTCCTCTGCTGAGCATCCGGGTGAGAGACGATGGGAAGCCGGGGAGTCCCTATACGTACCTCCATGGAAGCAGGAGCGTTAGAGACGGTGGTGGACGCCCTGATGTACGGCAGGAAGATGGAAACCCCCACAGGGTGTTGAGCACCTTCAAACCCCAGTCTGATGCTTCCAGAAGGGGGCCCAGGTCCAGAGAGAGCACATCTATTCAGCTGCCTTCCAGCATGGATTCATCCAGCTCGTTCAGGTCAGATGGGAACACAAATAGGCAGCCGGGCGTCAGTGCACACTCACATGCAAGAGGTGGCTCCTGGGAAGAGACTGGAGCTTCTCATTCAG ATAACGGGAACGAGACGGTCGAGTTCTCTGGTAACCAGAGGTTCATTGCAGACATGGAGCAGATCAAGCAGCAGATCGCACGAGAGAACATCAACTTTGTCCGATTCGAGGCCACAGATCTCCACGGGGTGTCCAGGTCCAAGACAGTGCCTGTTCGCTTCTTCCAC GAGAAAGCCGTGTATGGGGTTCCGATGCCGAGGAGTTACTTGGAGCTAACCCTGAGTCCTCAGAGCAATGAAGTGGACAACGCCAACACTGCCAACTTCAACAGTGATATCCTTCTGATCCCTGACCTCTCGACCTTCAGGGTCCTACCCTGGGCCGAGCAGACAGCCCGGGTCATCTGTGACCCCTGCACGGTAACAGGAAACCCCCTTCGCACTTCACCTCGCCTCATCGCCAAGCAGCTCCTCGCCCAGCTCCAGACGCTGGGATTCTCGCTGCACTCCTCCTTCACCTACGAATGTTGCGTCCTGGGAGCACCTGACCGGATCGGACCGAAGACGCTCCTGTTCCCGGCTACCACCCTGCTGAGCAACCACGACCTGCCTTTCTTCCAGCAGCTGGTGGACAGCATGTACTGCATGGGCGCAGACATAGACAGCACCGCCTCTGCCAGCGGGCCCGGCCAGATGGAGATCAATCTCAGGCCAGAATTTGGTATCGCGGCAGCAGACACCGCCTTCACCTTCCGCACCGGCATCAAAGAAATGGCTCGTAAACACAGCTACATCGCCAGCTTCTTCACAGATGACGGCCTGTACAATGCGGGGGTGCTCTCTCACAGCTTGTGGGATGCTAATGGGCGGCGTAGCCTCTTCCAGAGCGGGGAGAAGGCAGGCGAGCTGTCTGAGATCGGCAGGAAGTGGTTGGCCGGGCTGCTCACCCACTCTGCCGCCCTGAGCTGCCTGATGTCGCCCGGCCTCGGCTGCCGCAACCACATCGCCAAGACAATCAAAGACCCGAAGCGGATGCTGTACGCCACCTGTGGCAGCAACGATAACAGCAGCTCCTTCAACATCAAATGTCACGGCGGTAGAGAGACGCACATCGACAACAAGCTGGGCTCGGCCATGGCCAACCCTTACATCGTGCTGGCCGCCACAGTGGCTGCGGGACTGGACGGCATCAGGCGGAACCTGAACATCGAGAGCGGCCTGAACAAAGCCCCTTGTCAGCAGAAGGAATTCTCCATCCCCGTGAAGCTGGACGAGGCTCTGGAGGCGCTGGGGGACGATCACGTGATCCGCAGCACACTCGGAGAACCGTTCGTTCAGTATTTCATCGCCATGAAAAAGTTTGAGATTGAGACCCAAGAACTGGATGATGAGAGGAACAAGTGCCTggagtattttatttaa
- the ptp4a1 gene encoding protein tyrosine phosphatase type IVA 1 isoform X2, whose protein sequence is MARMNRPAPVEITYKNMRFLITHNPTNATLNKFIEELKKYGVTTVVRVCEATYDAALVVKEGIQVLDWPFDDGAPPSNQIVDDWLNLLKLKFREEPGCCVAVHCVAGLGRAPVLVALALIECGMKYEDAVQFIRQKRRGAFNSKQLFYLEKYRPKMRLRFKDSNGHRNNCCIQ, encoded by the exons ATGGCTCGCATGAACAGACCTGCCCCTGTGGAGATCACGTACAAGAACATGAGGTTCCTCATCACCCACAATCCCACCAACGCCACCCTGAACAAGTTCATCGAG GAGCTGAAGAAATATGGAGTCACCACTGTAGTGAGAGTTTGTGAGGCCACCTACGACGCCGCCCTGGTGGTGAAAGAGGGAATCCAGGTTCTG gaTTGGCCGTTCGATGATGGAGCTCCTCCCTCCAACCAGATCGTGGATGATTGGCTGAACCTGCTGAAGCTGAAGTTCCGGGAGGAGCCAGGCTGCTGCGTCGCTGTCCACTGTGTGGCAGGACTGGGGAG agctCCGGTTCTGGTCGCTCTCGCCTTGATTGAATGTGGGATGAAGTATGAAGACGCTGTCCAGTTCATCCGACA GAAGCGTCGAGGAGCGTTCAACAGCAAGCAGCTGTTCTATCTGGAGAAATATCGTCCAAAGATGCGCCTGCGCTTCAAAGATTCCAACGGCCATCGCAATAACTGCTGCATCCAGTAG
- the ptp4a1 gene encoding protein tyrosine phosphatase type IVA 1 isoform X1 → MARMNRPAPVEITYKNMRFLITHNPTNATLNKFIESPDVFLQELKKYGVTTVVRVCEATYDAALVVKEGIQVLDWPFDDGAPPSNQIVDDWLNLLKLKFREEPGCCVAVHCVAGLGRAPVLVALALIECGMKYEDAVQFIRQKRRGAFNSKQLFYLEKYRPKMRLRFKDSNGHRNNCCIQ, encoded by the exons ATGGCTCGCATGAACAGACCTGCCCCTGTGGAGATCACGTACAAGAACATGAGGTTCCTCATCACCCACAATCCCACCAACGCCACCCTGAACAAGTTCATCGAG TCACCTGATGTATTTTTGCAGGAGCTGAAGAAATATGGAGTCACCACTGTAGTGAGAGTTTGTGAGGCCACCTACGACGCCGCCCTGGTGGTGAAAGAGGGAATCCAGGTTCTG gaTTGGCCGTTCGATGATGGAGCTCCTCCCTCCAACCAGATCGTGGATGATTGGCTGAACCTGCTGAAGCTGAAGTTCCGGGAGGAGCCAGGCTGCTGCGTCGCTGTCCACTGTGTGGCAGGACTGGGGAG agctCCGGTTCTGGTCGCTCTCGCCTTGATTGAATGTGGGATGAAGTATGAAGACGCTGTCCAGTTCATCCGACA GAAGCGTCGAGGAGCGTTCAACAGCAAGCAGCTGTTCTATCTGGAGAAATATCGTCCAAAGATGCGCCTGCGCTTCAAAGATTCCAACGGCCATCGCAATAACTGCTGCATCCAGTAG